In the Anguilla anguilla isolate fAngAng1 chromosome 7, fAngAng1.pri, whole genome shotgun sequence genome, one interval contains:
- the LOC118232594 gene encoding complexin-1, translating to MDFVMKQALGGATKDMGKMLGGEEEKDPDAEKKEEERQEALRQQEEERKAKYAKMEAERESMRQGIRDKYGLKKKEEREAEAQAAMEQAAEGSLTRPKKAVPAGCGDEEEEDEGIMDTVMKYLPGPLQDMFNKK from the exons GGGCAACCAAGGACATGGGGAAGATGctgggaggagaagaagagaaggaTCCTGATGCagagaagaaggaggaagaaagacaAGAGGCCCTGCGGCaacaggaggaagagaggaaggccAAATATGCAAagatggaggcagagagagagtccaTGAGACAGGGAATCAGGGATAAG TACGGCCTTAAGAAGAAGGAGGAGCGCGAGGCGGAGGCGCAAGCCGCCATGGAGCAGGCCGCCGAGGGGAGCCTCACACGCCCAAAAAAGGCCGTCCCGGCCGGCTGCGgggacgaggaggaagaggacgagggCATCATGGACACGGTCATGAAGTACCTCCCAGGCCCTCTCCAAGACATGTTCAATAAAAAGTAA